The DNA region ATCCTCGCCGCAACGCATAGGCTGATCGGACACGATGGTGAGATGAAGCACCGTCCGGGGATCCGGGCTTTGGGGAAGGGACTGGCAGGTGGCGTCGGGGAACGGCATCGGGGACCGCGGGGCGAGGCCGTATCGCAAGCACAAGCCGCTGCCCGCGCTCATCGTCATCGGGGTGATGGCCCTCGGCGCGGTGATCGTCTGGGTGAACGTCGTCGCGAGCAAATCCGATATCGACGCCAGGGTCCGCTGCGATCCGCCGCCCGTCCCGCAGCAGGGCGTCACCTACACGCCGCTGGCGCACAACGGCCTCGACGACCGCGCGCCGGTCCCGCCGGACAAGGTCGCCGTCCAGGTGCTCAACGGCTCCCAGGTCCGCGGCCAGGGCGGCATCGTCACCAGCACGCTCCGGGAGCTCGGTTTCTCCCAGATCGTCGAACCGGACGTCGACCCGGCCTACAAGAACGCCGAAGCCAAATGCCGCGGCCAGATCCGCTTCGGCGAGAACGGCGCCGCGGCGGCCCGCACGCTGAGCCTGGTGGTCCCGTGCGCCGAACTGGTCAAGGACAACCGCAAGGACGCTTCGGTCACGCTCACCACCGGCACCCTGCTCGGCGACATCCGCCCGAAGGCGGAGGCGCGCCAGGTGCTCGACCAGCTCACGCAGTGGTCGAAGGCGCAGCAGGGCAGCGGCGGCGGTGAGCAGTCCGCGGGCGGCGGTGCCCCGGTGATCGACCAGGCGCTGCTGAAGGCCGCCCGCGAAGCCCCCTGCTGAGGCTCAGATAGCGCCCACGCCCGATTCGATCAGCGCCTCACGCAACGGCGCCGCGATCGACGGAGCCACCGCGAAGGTCGCGTCGGGCCCCAGCTCCGTGTCCTCCCCCGGCAGCGACACCTGAGCGCCCGCCTCGGCCGCGATGAGCGCTCCGGCGGCCCAGTCCCCAGTGCCCGAGGCCGTGTTCGACGTAGGCGTCCAGCCAGCCCGCCGCGACCGCGCACAGATCGAGTGACGCGGCCCCGTTGCGCCGGACGTCCCGCACCCGGGTCGCCAGTTCCGCGACGAACCGCGCCTGCTTCGTCCGCCGTTCGACCTTGTAGGCGAATCCGGTGCCGACGAGCGTCAAATCCAGCCGGGAAGGGGCGTTGACCGACAGCGGCCGCCCGTCGAGGAACGCGCCCCGCCCGCGCGCGGCGGTCCAGCGGCGCCCGCTGACCGGTTCGACGACGGCGCCCGCCACCGACACCCCGCCGACCTGCGCGGCCACCGAGACGGCGAACCAGGGCAGCCCGTAGAGGAAGTTCACCGTCCCGTCGATCGGGTCGACCACCCAGGTCACCCCGTCACCGGCGATCCCCCCGCCCTCCTCGCCGAGCACGGCGTCGTCCGGGCGCAGTTCGGCCAGCCGGGCGCGCACCAGCCGTTCCGACTCGTGGTCCACCGCGGTCACCACGTCGGTGTCGGCGGATTTGGTGTCCACCCGCACCTCGCGGCCCGCGTTCATCCCGGTCCAGGCCTCGTGGACCAGCTCGGCGGCCTCGCCCGCGACACGCTCGGCGACACCCTTCAGCAACGTCTCGTCAACTCCCACGTCCGCCATGTCACCACATCCGGTTAAAGTCTCCGAGGCAGGCTTCTGAATCGTGCGAGAAGGGACCACGTCCGTGGTGGAGGCGACCCGAGGGTTCGGTATCGACATCGGCGGCAGCGGGATCAAGGGCGCGCTGGTGGACTTGGCGCAGGGACAGCTGATCGGCGACCGGATCCGCATCGACACGCCGAAGCCGTCGACCCCGGAGGCGGTGGCGGACGTCGTCGCCGAGATCACCGGCCAGGCGGGCTGGGACGGCCCGGTGGGGGTCACGCTGCCCGCGGTGGTCAAGAAGGGGGTCGCGCACACCGCGGCCAACATCGACCGCAAGTGGATCGGCACCGACGCCGACGCCCTGTTCGCCAAGCGGCTCGGCCGCGGCGTGGACGACATCGCGATGCTCAACGACGCGGACGCCGCCGGCATGGCCGAGATCCGCTGGGGCGACCCCGCGGCGCGGCGTGGCGTGACGGCGCTGCTGACCTTCGGCACCGGCATCGGCAGCGCGGTCTTCCAGGACGGCAAGCTCGTGCCCAACACCGAGTTCGGCCACATCGAGGTCGACGGCTTCGACGCGGAGAAGAAGGCCGCGGCGTCGGTGAAGGACAACGAGGAGCTGTCGTATCCCGAATGGGCGGAACGGGTGAACAGGTATCTCTCCGTGCTGGAAAACCTGATCTGGCCGGATCTGTTCATCGTCGGCGGCGGGGTCAGCAAGAAGTCGCACAAGTGGGTCCCGCTGCTGGACATCCGCACGCCGGTCGTCGTCGCGTCGTTGCAGAACAACGCGGGCATCGTCGGCGCGGCGGCCGCCGCGGCGGAGGGCATCGAACACTGACCCGCCCACGCTGACATCCATGCCCCGGATGTCACTTCGGCGCGTCGCACGGCGTGTCGCGCCCGCCGGTCGGTGGTCCGCGCCGCGACGCTGTCACGTATCGTCGTTACAATGGAACACGGCCCCCGGCGGCGGCACTCACGAGAACGAGGGAAACCGCAGGCCGAGGGGTGTTCCCCGAAGTTTGAGGCAGCCGAGACCATCACGCCTCGGCTCGTCATGATCGACCGCTGCGAAAGGGCGTAAGTGGCAGCCGCAAGAACCGCAACCCGAAGCGGGACGAAGACAGCGACCGCAGCCGGCGAGCCGGCCGACGAGGCAGCCACCGACGCGGCGAAGCCCGCGGCGCGCAAGACCGCCGCCAAGGCGGCCGGCGCGAAGAAGGCCCCGGCGAAGAAGGCTCCGGCCAAGAAACCCAGCACCAAGAGTGCGAAGACCGAAGACGGCGACCCGGAAGACGGTCCCGGCGACCTCGACGAGGCCGACCTCGAGACCCCGGATCTGTCCGACCTCGAAGAGGTCGAGGTGGATGTCGTCGACGCTTCCGTCACCGAGGAGACGGACGAGGACGCGGAGTCCGAGGAGGACGTCGAAGAGACGCCCGCCCGCGGGCGCCGCACGTCGACCGACAAGAACGCCGGCAAGTCTTCCGACAACCCGGACTTCGTCTGGGACGAGGAAGAGTCCGAGGCGCTGCGCCAGGCCCGCAAGGACGCCGAGCTCACCGCTTCGGCCGACTCGGTCCGCGCGTACCTCAAGCAGATCGGCAAGGTCGCCCTGCTGAACGCCGAGGAGGAGGTGGAGCTCGCCAAGCGCATCGAGGCCGGGCTCTACGCCGCCGAGCGCGTCCGCAACGCCGAGGAGGAGGGCGAGAAGCTCGTCACCCAGATGCGGCGCGACCTCAAGTGGATCGTGCGCGACGGTGAGCGGGCGAAGAACCACCTCCTGGAGGCGAACCTCCGGCTCGTGGTCTCGCTGGCCAAGCGCTACACCGGCCGCGGCATGGCGTTCCTGGACCTGATCCAGGAGGGCAACCTCGGCCTGATCCGCGCGGTCGAGAAGTTCGACTACACCAAGGGCTACAAGTTCTCCACGTACGCCACCTGGTGGATCCGGCAGGCGATCACCCGCGCGATGGCCGACCAGGCCCGCACCATCCGTATCCCGGTGCACATGGTCGAGGTCATCAACAAGCTCGGCCGTATACAGCGCGAACTGCTGCAGGACCTCGGTCGCGAGCCCACCCCGAAGAGCTCGCGAAGGAAATGGACATCTCCCCGGAGAAGGTCCTCGAGATCCAGCAGTACGCCCGCGAGCCGATCTCGCTCGACCAGACCATCGGCGACGAGGGCGACTCGCAGCTCGGTGACTTCATCGAAGACTCCGAGGCCGTCGTCGCGGTCGACGCGGTGTCGTTCACGCTGCTGCAGGACCAGCTCCAGTCGGTGCTGCAGACCCTGTCCGAACGTGAGGCGGGGGTGGTGCGGCTGCGGTTCGGCCTCACCGACGGCCAGCCGCGCACGCTCGACGAGATCGGCCAGGTGTACGGGGTGACCCGTGAGCGCATCCGGCAGATCGAGTCGAAGACGATGTCGAAGCTGCGTCACCCGTCGCGTTCGCAGGTCCTGCGCGATTACCTGGACTGAGCCCAGGGTTCACGGAAGACCCCGTCACCGTTTCGGTGGCGGGGTTTTCCGCGTCCGGTGTCGAATCGCGGCCCGCCCGTTCGACGCGTGGGTATGACGAAACCTCACGCCACCAAGAACCTCGACCGCTACGGCTCCGCGGAACTCCCCTGGAGCCGCGCGCGGGACGTCCTCGCCGAGGACACCCCGACCGCCGACCTGACCTTCTTCGTGACCACCGTCCGTCCCGACGGGCGCCCGCATTCGGCGGGTGTCGGCGCTGTCTGGGTGGACGACGCCCTGTACTTCAAGGGCGGGCCGGGCACCCGCCGGTCCCGCAACCTGGCCGCGAACCCGGCATGCGCCGTTTCGGTGCGGCTGCGGGGAATCGACCTCACGCTGGAGGGCGAGGCGCACCGGGTCACCGACCCGGCGACGCTGGAACAGGTGGCGGCGGTCTACCGGAGCGGCGGCTGGCCAGCGACGGTGGAGGGCGACGCGCTCACCGCTCCCTTCAGCGCGCCCAGCGCGGGCGCCCCGCCGTGGTATCTGTACCGCCTCACCCTGCGCCGGGCCATCGGCGTGGCGGGCGCCGAACCGCACGGCGCCACGCGCTGGGACTTCGCCCCCTGACCTCGTGAGTGGTAAGGACGGTTCTAACCGTCCTTACCACTCACGACCTCCCCGTCAAGGTGGTCCACGGGACGTGCACGGTCACCCGCTCCCGGAGCTGTTCGTTCATCAGCCACAGCTCCCCCGTCGCCGGCCAGTACGACAGGTTCTGCGAGTTCACCGGCGCCCGGCCGCTCAGCCGCGACGTCGAGGTGCCGCCGACCCCGCCGTGCAGGCACGAAGGATGGTCGCCCGCCACACCGGCGTACTCGGGGCAGACGCCGGTCAGCACGAAATATCCGTTGCGCGCCACCGCTCCCTGCATGCCCCACACCGGTGACACGAAGCCTTCCTTCGCGTGCACGGTGCCGTCGGCGGACACCTTGGGCAGGCCGGTCGCGCGGTCGAACGGCCACCGCAGCACCCGGCCGCCCGAGGCGTTCGGGATGTGCTCCGAAGTCACGATCGAGCCGTCGCTGTGGTCGAACGACATCGTCGCGAGACACGGCCGCGTGCCGGGAGCGTTGGTGCAGGCGCCGCCGCCGGGGTACCAGTAGGCGCCGATCTGCGGCATCGCGTAGTCGTAGAAAGCCGCGTGGTACTTGCCGTCCGAGCCCTTGCCGACGACGCCGGAGCTGTCGTCGACCTTCCAGAAATGCGTGGTGTCGAAGACCCGCACCACACCACCGGTGGTCGCGACGAACAGCCGGTTCCCGATCCAGGTCATCCCGTGGCCATGTCCTTGCACGACGGCGAAGTTGTCGTTCGACGTCGGTTCGACGAGCAGCACGTGCCGGTATCCCAGCCCGGTGGCGTCCACAAAGGACAAACGGACCATGGTGTCGCCGGGAGTGTGCCAGGACGTCGCCACCACGCGTTTGCCGCCGACCTTCCCGGTCGCCGCGTCGGCGTCACCTGAACCGGTGAGCCCCTGCGGGATCCAGTCGTTGGTCTTGTCGTCGTTGGCGTCTTCCCAGCAGAATCCCGCCGGGTTCAGCGCCGCCGCGAGATACGTGGCGTGGCACAGCGGCCGCGCCTTCCGGTTCGCCGACGACAGGATCTCCGGCAGCCCGCGCGCCGGGAGGTGCTTCTCCAGCGCGGCGATCCGGGCGCCGTAGGTGCCGAAGCTCGAACCCGAGGTCCAGCGGAAGCCGTCGACCGTGGCCGCGTCCATCCTCGGGAAGGCGGCCGCGGCGGAGGCGACGCCCGGGATGAGCGCGAACACCAGCAGGAGCGAAGCGAGAAGTCCCAGCCTCTTCATGCCCGCGAGCCTCCCGGCCGCGCGCATACTTTCGATACAAACCGCTTCAGGACACGGAAAGCCCGCGCTCGGCCAGGGATTCCTCGACGCGCAGCCGTTCGATCTCCCGGTCGAAACCCTCCGGCAGTTCGGCCAGCCGGTGCTCGATCTCCACCTCCCGGCAGGCCTGCACGAGCAGCGCGTCGTACGCCTGCCTGGTGCCGTACCGGCGGACGGCGGAGGTGCCGGGCGGAAGCTCCGCCAGCAGCCGATGCACCCGGCGGAGATCGGCGGCGAGTTTCTCGATGGGCGGCCCGGCCGGGAGTTCCGGTCGACGGCGGCCGCGCCACCACCGCACTGCGGCCGGCGCTTTCAGCGCGCACCAGAAAAGCACCGAAGGCGCCACGGCGACAACGGCGTACAGCGCGACAGGCCCGATGGCCATGACTCATGGTAATCCCGCGCGGAGCACCGGAGAACCCGCGAATCCGGGCTATATTCGCGACTGTGCTGACCGAGGGCTACCGCTACCCGGACGCCGGCGACCACGTCACCGGCGTGTTCATCCGACGGCACGAACCCTACGACGGCTACTGGACGGCCAGTGAGGACCGCGCGCTCGGGAAGGCCGCCGGACGGCTCGCCGCGATCCTCGGCCCGCGCGAAGAGGTCAAGGCGCTCGACGCCGGCTGCGGAGAAGGCCGCCTGCTCCCCTGGCTCGCCCGGTTCTCCGCCGACGTCACCGCCGCGGATCCCGACCCGGACAGGCTGGCCAAGGCTCGCGAGACCGTCGTCGAGGACACCGAGTTCTCCTTCGCCGTCTCGCCGATCACGGGCTTGGACGGCGGCCCGTACGACCTCGTGGTGTGCAGTCACGTCATCCAGCACGTGCCGACACCGGACGTCGGGCCGATCCTGCGGCGGCTGGCCGGGATCACCGCACCCGGCGGCGTACTGGTGCTCGCCTACAGCCGGTCGCCGATCGGGCAGGGCGCGTTCAGCCTCGACAGCGTCGAATCGGGCGACGAAGTCCGCTCACGCCGGGTGTCGCGTGAAGAGTTCGACAAAGCGCTCCACGACGGCGGTCCGGCGCTCCCGGTGCGTTATCTGGACCCGGCGGAGATCGCCGCCGACGCGGCCGAAGCGGGCTGGCGGACCGAGTGGGAGTGGACGTACCACGTCCTCGACGATCTCGGCCCGGCCGACGAGCACATCGACCGCGACGAACTGGTCAACGCCTCCGGCCCGCTGCGCCGCCACCTCGGCCGGGACCTGATCACGCTGCTGCGCCGCGGATGA from Amycolatopsis sp. EV170708-02-1 includes:
- the cei gene encoding envelope integrity protein Cei; translation: MASGNGIGDRGARPYRKHKPLPALIVIGVMALGAVIVWVNVVASKSDIDARVRCDPPPVPQQGVTYTPLAHNGLDDRAPVPPDKVAVQVLNGSQVRGQGGIVTSTLRELGFSQIVEPDVDPAYKNAEAKCRGQIRFGENGAAAARTLSLVVPCAELVKDNRKDASVTLTTGTLLGDIRPKAEARQVLDQLTQWSKAQQGSGGGEQSAGGGAPVIDQALLKAAREAPC
- the ppgK gene encoding polyphosphate--glucose phosphotransferase, which encodes MEATRGFGIDIGGSGIKGALVDLAQGQLIGDRIRIDTPKPSTPEAVADVVAEITGQAGWDGPVGVTLPAVVKKGVAHTAANIDRKWIGTDADALFAKRLGRGVDDIAMLNDADAAGMAEIRWGDPAARRGVTALLTFGTGIGSAVFQDGKLVPNTEFGHIEVDGFDAEKKAAASVKDNEELSYPEWAERVNRYLSVLENLIWPDLFIVGGGVSKKSHKWVPLLDIRTPVVVASLQNNAGIVGAAAAAAEGIEH
- a CDS encoding pyridoxamine 5'-phosphate oxidase family protein, with amino-acid sequence MTKPHATKNLDRYGSAELPWSRARDVLAEDTPTADLTFFVTTVRPDGRPHSAGVGAVWVDDALYFKGGPGTRRSRNLAANPACAVSVRLRGIDLTLEGEAHRVTDPATLEQVAAVYRSGGWPATVEGDALTAPFSAPSAGAPPWYLYRLTLRRAIGVAGAEPHGATRWDFAP
- a CDS encoding bifunctional 2-polyprenyl-6-hydroxyphenol methylase/3-demethylubiquinol 3-O-methyltransferase UbiG, with amino-acid sequence MLTEGYRYPDAGDHVTGVFIRRHEPYDGYWTASEDRALGKAAGRLAAILGPREEVKALDAGCGEGRLLPWLARFSADVTAADPDPDRLAKARETVVEDTEFSFAVSPITGLDGGPYDLVVCSHVIQHVPTPDVGPILRRLAGITAPGGVLVLAYSRSPIGQGAFSLDSVESGDEVRSRRVSREEFDKALHDGGPALPVRYLDPAEIAADAAEAGWRTEWEWTYHVLDDLGPADEHIDRDELVNASGPLRRHLGRDLITLLRRG